AGGAATAAGCGCAAGGTGGCGCGCTCGTTTGATTGCACGGGTCAGCTGCCGTTGCTGTTTGGCGGTAACGCCTGTAATACGGCGAGGCAGAATTTTGCCCTGCTCGTTTACAAAACGGAGCAGCAAGTCCGTGTCCTTATAATCGATGTACTCCATGTCGCTGAGCGCTGCTCCTTTGTCAGCAGACTCGTTATCAGGCTTTTTTGTTGGTTTTTTGTCACTCATCGCTTTTATCAAGTTTTGGTCTTATACCCGGTGGTTATTCTGCTGCTGCGACTGCTGCAGGAGTGCTTTTGCGCTGTTCGTAGCTACGCACCATTTTGGCGTCCATACGAAGCGTCATGTAGCGCAAGATGTCGTCGTCGATTTCGAGCGCGCGCTCAATTTTAACGATGACTTCGCCCGGCAAATCCAAATAGATATTGACGTAATAGCCGTTGCGCTTCTTGTTGATGGGATAAGCAAGTCGGCGTGAACCCCACTCGTCAGTCTCCTTAATCTCTCCGCCGTTTTCCTTGATCAGTTTATTAACGCGTTCTACGACTGCCTTGATCTGGTCTTCGCTTAGAACCGCATTAATGATATAAGTGAACTCGTAGGCATTTTTTTGTGCTGCCATATGATCCCTCCGGAATGAGTTATATCATGCCCCTGACGTTCAGGAGCAGGGATGAGCGGCATGATAGTCACTAACGAGGGAGAAGATCCGAATGAGGGGGATTTTCACAGTATTTGAATATCGAACACCGAACCAGGGGTGTTCGATATTCTCTAGAGATTCGCCATGCGATCTGCGTGCTCTGCTGTCCGCAGGGCATTGATCACATCTTCCAGGTCGCCATTCACAATTTTCTGGAGCGGATAGTTTTTGCTATCGCCCTGCAACCGGTGATCGGTGACGCGATCCTGGGGCCAGTTGTACGTTCGGATTTTACCGGAGCGGTCTCCCGAGCCTACCATGGAGCGGCGCGCTTCACTTCGCTCCGCGTTTCGTTTCGCAATTTCCATTTCATACAACCGCGAACGCAACACACGCAACGCTTTGTCTTTGTTTTTGTGCTGGCTCTTTTCATCCTGACACGTCACAACCAAACCTGTTGGGATGTGCGTAATGCGTACCGCAGAGTCGGTTGTGTTTACCGACTGCCCGCCAGGGCCGCTCGAGCGGTATACATCAATTTTGAGGTCGTTTGCGTGAATGTCTACATCCACCTCATCTGCTTCCGGCAGCACGGCCACCGTAGCTGCTGAGGTATGAATGCGGCCACTGGACTCGGTAGCCGGCACGCGTTGTACGCGGTGCACCCCGCTCTCAAACTTCATCATTCCAAACGCATTGGCGCCTTTGAGCTCAAAAATCACTTCCTTGAATCCGCCCTGGGTACCGTGCGACGTTTCCAGCAGCTCAACTTTCCATTTATGCTTTTCAGCAAAGCGGTTGTACAGGCGGAAGAGGTCACCGGCAAAGAGCGCTGCTTCATCTCCGCCCGTGCCTGCGCGAATCTCCACGATGGCATTTTTAGAGTCTTCAGGATCTTTCGGAATCAACAGCAAGTGCAGCGCATCTTCCATCGCCGGAATTTTGGTCTCAAGCGCTTCCGATTCTTCTTTGGCCATTGCAACAAGATCAGGATCGTCCTCCCCATCAAGCATGTCTTTCAAATCGCTAAGCTCTTTTAGCGCATCCTCGTAATCTTTAATCGCTGCAACGACTACTCTAAGGTCAGTATGCTCTTTACCAAGCGCGGCCATCTGCTTCACATCTGTTGCAACCTCGGGCTGCGACATCAAGTTGGTGACATCCGCAAATCGCTTTTTGATTTCCTGTAGAGACTCAATATTGATCATAGATCGTTCCAGCTGCTTTTTTCATCCGGTTCTGACCGGCATGATTTCAATAAACCAACCCGTTAACGCACAATACCCGGACTTGTTGGTCTTCTCAACATGTTTTTCCTGATTTCACGCGATCTGCCGACAATCAACCGGGTCCGATACGTGCCGCCAAGGCCCAACAAAACCTACCCGCATGAAAAAGTCTCAGCCTATCTGGATGTTTATTGTCATCGCTTCCTTGAGCGCAATAACCGCCATTGCTGTTGAGCGAAGCATTTTTGGCGGGTCAACCGACCGGCTCGATCAGAATATTCTCGCACTGGAAAAGCAGTTGGCCTGGTCGCAAGCACAACGAGACTCGCTCAATTCCTTGCTTGCGCAACACCAGGATACCTTGCGGGCGCTTGTTTCCCAGGAGGGCAGCCTGCTCAACAATCTCGATGCATTGCGCTTTCAATTGGCCAAACAAGACTCCCTTATTGATCACCTCCGCACAGATGCACCTAACCATGACATCACAACTGATTCGTTACTGCACGACCTTAACAATATTGTTCGCGACATGCACTCCCACAATGGCCCAGGAGATAACTCCGATTGACGCGCGAACAGTTGAGCCTGCCGGCGTAGCAGAACGCGAACTTGTAGGCCATGTGCCGGCAGACAGCGTTCGCATGGTGGTCTTGCCAGAGACGGGCGAAGTGGGCTTCATTGTACCAAAATCTGTTGCCCTACACTACCG
This Bacteroidota bacterium DNA region includes the following protein-coding sequences:
- the rpsR gene encoding 30S ribosomal protein S18 — translated: MEYIDYKDTDLLLRFVNEQGKILPRRITGVTAKQQRQLTRAIKRARHLALIPFVSDTVR
- the rpsF gene encoding 30S ribosomal protein S6, with the translated sequence MAAQKNAYEFTYIINAVLSEDQIKAVVERVNKLIKENGGEIKETDEWGSRRLAYPINKKRNGYYVNIYLDLPGEVIVKIERALEIDDDILRYMTLRMDAKMVRSYEQRKSTPAAVAAAE
- the prfA gene encoding peptide chain release factor 1, with product MINIESLQEIKKRFADVTNLMSQPEVATDVKQMAALGKEHTDLRVVVAAIKDYEDALKELSDLKDMLDGEDDPDLVAMAKEESEALETKIPAMEDALHLLLIPKDPEDSKNAIVEIRAGTGGDEAALFAGDLFRLYNRFAEKHKWKVELLETSHGTQGGFKEVIFELKGANAFGMMKFESGVHRVQRVPATESSGRIHTSAATVAVLPEADEVDVDIHANDLKIDVYRSSGPGGQSVNTTDSAVRITHIPTGLVVTCQDEKSQHKNKDKALRVLRSRLYEMEIAKRNAERSEARRSMVGSGDRSGKIRTYNWPQDRVTDHRLQGDSKNYPLQKIVNGDLEDVINALRTAEHADRMANL